Part of the Streptomyces sp. WMMC500 genome is shown below.
GGCATGATCACGCTGTTGAGGTACCGGGTGCCCGTCGGCAGCGAGGGGCCGTCCTCGTACGCCGGCTCCTCCTGGGTCAGGTCGATGATCGAGGTACGCGGCGTCGCCTTCGGCGACTCCCCCACGCCGCCGCCGCCGAGCACCATGACCTTCTGGTCCTGCGCGGGCGGCAGCAGCAGCGAGGCGGCGGTCTCCAGTTGGTCGGGGTCGGTCAGGCCGGGCACGGTGGTGAAGGAGTTGTCCTTCAGGTCCCAGATCCCGGGCTTGCGGCCCCGGTCCGCCGGGCCGTAGCCGGCGTTGGCGCCGGAGTAGAAGAGCTTGCCGCCCTCGGTGAGGAAGAGCGCCGGGTACGTGGGGAAGTAGCGGTTCGGCGCCGTGGACCACTTCCTGGTCCGCGGATCGTAGATCTCGTTGTCGCCGTAAAGGATCTCGCCCGACTCGTCGAGGCCGGAGACCGACAGGACCTTGCCGTCCGGCAGCGTCACGAGCGTGGGGTACCAGCGGGCCTTGTCCATCGCGTCGACGCGGACGTAGCGCTCCGCCACCGGGTCGAACTCGAAGGTGTCCTTGATCCCCTGGAAGTCCTGCTTGTCCAGGGTGAGCTTCTGCGCCAGGCCGTAGACGTTGTCCGCGTCCTCGCCCGTGAGGCCCTCGACGGCGTACTGCGCCTGCCGGTCCTGGACGTAGCCGTCGCCCTCCGCCTCGGCCTCGACGAAGACGTTGGCCTCGGCGGCGGTGACGACGGCCTTGGCGCGCTTGCCGCGCTTGACCGTCTTCTTCTCGGCGGCCGGGACGGTGACCGCGGCGGTGGTGCGGTAGACGAGGCCGGAGGGGGCGATGAACCCGGTCCCCTTCTTGAGCCTGAGCGGCTTGTCCGGGTTCTCGTTCTTCACCAGCATCCGGCCGCCGGCGCGCTCGACGTCGCCGTCGAGGAGTTCGTAGCGCGCGGTGCCGCCGGCGACCAGCAGCCGCCCGTCGGCCAGTTGGGTGTGGCCGGCGCAGAAGAGGTCGGCGGGGGTGGATATCTCCTCGTAGCTGTTCTCCACCGGGTCCCACAGGACGGTGCGGAAGGTGCCGGCGTCGAACTGCTCCTGCTCGTTGCCGGAGCCGGCGATGAGCAGCACCTTGCCGGTGTGCAGCAGCGTGGCGTGGATGGCGTTCAGCTCGTACGAGTCCGGGGTGTCCTGCACCTGCCACGAGCCGTACTTCGCCGTGTACTCGGGCCGGGATATCCGGTACTGGTGGTACTGCTCCTCGGCGAAGCCGATGGCCGCGGGGGCGTTGAGCCCCGCCAGCAGCAGGACCACGCCGGTGCCTGTCACCGTCTTCTTCAACCGTTTGCCGGGCCGGTACGCCATGGATCAGCTCCCGCTCGTCGTCGCAGTGGTGGTCGCCGTGGTCGCCGTGGCGGCGGTCGCCGGCGCCGCCCCCGGTGCCGACCACCGCCGTGCGTCCTCGCGCCGGTTCACCCGGCGTACCCGCCACGCGGACCCGGCCCAGATCACCACCGGTGTGAGCGACAGGCACACCCCGAGCACCGTCCAGGTGCGCATCGCGACGTGGGTGTGGCCCAGGACGACCGACGCCAGGAACGAGGCCCCGAGGACCCCCGCCCAGAACAGATGGATGCGGAACGTCGCCGGCCGGTCGGGGCTCGCGTCGCCGCCCTTGGGCGTCACCACGAACCGGCACGGCCGGCGCATCACCGCCGCCTTGAAGCTCGTGAAGTAGATCGGCGCCGACATCGCCGACATCAGCATCCCGGCGAGCCCGCCGGAGCCCTCGGGCTCGTGCGGCGAGACGTTGTGCCGCCGGTTCCACAGGTACAGGCCGACCTGCAGGGCCGCCGCGTCGCTGTAGAGCATCAGCCAGACCGAGGCCGGCACCTCGGTGCCGGAGGAGCCGAGCCAGAGGAAGAGGATGCAGCTCAGCGAGCCGAGGAACCAGTTGACCGCGGTCATCGGGTAGTACACGAGCATGAGCGAGTAGTTGAGGAGCCGGCGGAGGGGAAAGCGCCCCCTGCCGCGTCCGTACTGGCCGATGATCGTCTCGTACGTGCCGCGCGACCACCGCATCTGCTGGGTGAAGAAGTCGGTCCAGGAGGTGGGCCCCTCACCGACCGCCAGCACGTCCGGGGTGTAGACGGACGACCAGTGCCGGCCGGTGGCCGGGTTGCGGGTGCGGTGCAGCTCGAAGCCGGTGGCCATGTCCTCGGTGATCGAGTCATAGAGGCCGCCGATCTGCCGGAGCGCGGCGATGCGTACGGCGTTGTTGGTGCCGACGAACATCGCCGAGCCGTAGGCGTTGCCGGCGCGCTGGATCAGCGCGTGGAAGAGGTACTGCTGGCTCTCCGCGAGCTTGGTGACGGCGGTGTCGTAGTTGCCGTACACCTGCGGGCCGACGACGAAGGCGACGTCGGGGTCGCGGAAGTAGCCGAGCATCCGCTCCAGGTAGCTGGGCAGCGGCACGTGGTCGGTGTCGACCGAGGCGAAGAAGTCGTAGCGGTCGCCGTACGCCGCCAGCCAGGCGTTGTAGTTGCCGTGCTTGGTCCTGGCCCGGTGCGGGCCCTCCTCGGTGTTCCACTGCGGCACGCCCTTGCGGCTGAAGTGCCGTACGCCCAGCTCCGCGCAGAGCGCCCGGGCCTCGGGGTCGTCGCCCTCGTCCAGCAGCCAGACGTCCAGCGGCCCGTCGTGCCGCAGCGCGACCGCGCCGGTGAGCGTGGCGCGGACCATCGCGATGGGTTCCTTGCCGGGCACGTACGTGGTGAGGAAGGCGACCCGGGTGCCGGGCTCGGCGGTGACCGGGACGGGGTCCCGGGCGACCATCGTGGCGTGCGCGATCGAGAAGACGTTCACCAGCCGGAACGTCTCGATGAGGCCGATCGATATGAGCATCACCGCGTCCGCGGTGAGCAGCCAGGGCGGGGCGCCGGTGCGCTCGGTCCAGTGCGAGGGCCAGACCAGGTAGAGCAGCAGGGCACAGGACAGCAGCGGCGCGAGCGCCATGAGCAGGATCGCCCGGACGCGGTGGGGCTCACGGGAGAGCAGGCGCGTGTAGCGCACCCGGTAGGGCCGGGACGGACCGGGATCCGTCAGCGGGCCCGCGAGACGGCTGAACTTCTCGTAGTCATAGCCTTCCGGCCGCACGATCCCTCCGCAGATACGACAACGCCGACGTATCCACCAAAAGCGGAAAAGAGGTGCGTGTCGAACCGGAGAGGGCCGTGCGGGTCAGGCGCCGACGACGCCCTCGCGGCGGGCCCGGGCGGCCATGATCCCGGCCTCCACCTCGCGGCGCAGCATGCGCTCGGCGACGAAGCCGCCGCCGGGCAGCACGGCGAGGACGAAGTACAGGGCGGCGCGCTTGGCGGGCCAGCGGGTGCGGTTCCAGGCGTCGGCGAGGAAGAGCACGTACCCGATGAACAGCAGCCCGTGGATCATGCCCATCACCGGGACCGCGTCGAACTCCGTCGTCCGCTTGAGCACGGAGCACAGGAGCAGCAGGAGGAAGGAGACCGCCTCGGGGGCGGAGATGAGCCGGAGCCGGCGCAGTGCGGATGCGGTCTGGATGTCCACGGGAAGCCTTCGGATCGTCCGGGAACCGGGGTATCTCCCCGGGCAAACTGGACCCCATTGTGCCAGCCGCCCATACCCGGCCTTCCGGGAGGGGCGGCCGAGCCGCTAGCGTCGCCCCGTGGCTCAGTTTCGACTGCAAGGCAGCAAGGTGCTGGCCGTGGACATGGCCGGCGACGCGGTGAAGGCGAAGAACGGCTCGATGGTCGCCTACGACGGCCAGATGGCGTTCAAGAAGCTCACGGGGGGCGGCGAGGGTATACGGGGGATGGTGACGCGCCGGCTGACCGGCGAGCAGATGGAGCTGATGGAGGTGAAGGGGCAGGGCACCTGCTACTTCGCCGACCGGGCCAGCGTGATCAACCTGGTCGGCCTGCAGGCCGACAAGCTGTACGTGGAGTCCAGCAACCTGCTGGCGACCGACGGCGGGCTGAAGACGGGGACGAGCTTCACGGGGATGCGGGGCGCGAGCACCGGCACCGGGCTGTTCACCACCACGGTGGAGGGCACGGGGCAGGTGGCGCTCATGTCGGACGGGCCCGCGGTGGTGCTGCGGGTGACGCCGGGCACGCCGCTGGTCGTCGACCCCGGCGCGTACGTCGCGCACACCGGCCGGGTGCAGCAGCACTTCCAGTCCGGCGCGACGTTCCGCACCCTCATAGGCGAGGGCGGCGGCGAGGGGTTCCAGATCCGCTTCGAGGGCGACGGGGTGGTCTACGTCCAGCCCAGCGAGCGCAACACGGTGGGGGGTGCCGTGTGAGCGACGCACGCGAGGCTGCCCGACCGCGGCGGGACGACCGGCCGCACATCCGCCGAGTGGGCGGAGAAGCGAACGATTCGGGGGGTGCATAGATGCCGTTCCGCATGCTCAATTCGAAGATCGCCGAGGCGCAGGTGCTGCCCGGCCAGACGATGTACAGCCAGCGGGGGGCGATGCTCGCCTACACCGGGCAGGTCAGCTTCACGCCCAACATCCAGGGCGGCCAGGGCGGCGTGACCTCCATGATCGGCCGCCGGGTGGCGAACGAGGCGACGCCGCTGATGACCGTCGAGGGCTCGGGCACGGTGATGTTCGGGCACGGCGGCCACGAGGTGCACGTGATCGAGATGGCCGGCGACACCCTGTACGTGGAGGCCGACCGGCTGCTGGCCTTCGACGGCTCGCTGCAGCAGGGCACGATGTTCATGGGCTCGCAGGGCGGCGTCATGGGCATGGTCCGCGGCCAGGTCACCGGGCAGGGCCTGTTCACCACCACCCTCGCCGGGCACGGCGCGGCGGCGGTGATGGCCCACGGGGGCGTGCTGGAGCTGCCGATCACCCCGCAGCGGCCGGTGCACGTCGACCCGCAGGCGTACGTCGCGCACCGCGGCCAGGTGCAGAACAAGCTCTCCACCGCGCTCGGCTGGCGCGACATGGTGGGGCGCGGCTCCGGCGAGGCGTTCCAACTGGAGCTGTCGGGCAACGGCACGGTCTATGTGCAGGCATCGGAGGAGAAGCTTTGAACGCCGGACCCGTCGTCCACGACATGAACACGCTGCCGCGCAACGACAACGTCCACCCGTACGCCTTCAGCGTCGCGCTCAACGGGCAGTGGTTCCTGCAGAAGGGGAAGATGATCGCCTACTACGGGCAGATCTCCTTCGAGGGGGTCGGCCACGGCGCGTTCGAAGGGCTCGTCGCCGGCAGCTTCCACTCGCCGCTGCACGCCGCGGACTGGGTGGTGGCGCGGGGCAACGGCGTGATGCTGCTCGCGGACCGGGCGTTCGACGTCAACTCCTACGACCTGGACGACGGCAACCTCACGATCCGCTCGGGGAACCTGCTGGCGTTCGAGCCGGGGCTGGAGCTGAAGCAGTCGATCGTGCCCGGCTTCCTGACGCTGATCGGAACCGGCAAGTTCGTCGCCGTCTCCAACGGCGCCGTCGTCTTCGTGGAGCCGCCGATCCGGGTGGACCCGCAGGCGCTGGTGGGCTGGGCCGACTGCCCCTCACCGTGCCACCACTACGACCACGGCTACATGCGGGGCCTCCTCGGCGGCATCCGCGCGATGACCGGCATCGGCGGCGCGTCCGGCGAGGAGCACCAGTTCCAGTTCACCGGCGCCGGGCAGGTGCTGCTGCAGTCGACCGAGACGATGCTCGCCGGGCAGGCCACGGGCGCCGTGCCCCACCAGCAGGGCGTGCCCGGCGGGGTCGGCCACGGCGCCGCCGGCGGTCCGGCGGTCTTCGGCAGATAGCGGACGCGCGGCGTACGGGCCGGGCCCCGGTCCGTACGCCCGCGGGCTCCGTCCGCGCGTCAGCCGCCGGTGAGCCCTTCGAGCAGCTCGTCGGCGGCGGCGTACGGGTCCAGCTCCCCCGCGGTGATCCGCTCCGCGAGTGCGGAGAGCCGCCGGTCGCCGTGCAGGTCGGCCATGCGCTCGCGCAGCGCGGTCACCGCGATCGTCTCGACCTCGCGGGCCGCCCGGCGCAGCCGGCGCCCGGCGAGCACGCCGTGCTCCTCCATCCAGGCCCGGTGCTTCTCCAGCGCCTCCACGACCTCGTCGGTGCCCTCGTCGCGGGCGGCGACGGTCCTGACGATGGGCGGGCGCCAGGCGCCGGGGGCGCGGGCCTCGCCGAGGCCGAGCATGTGGTTCAGCTCGCGGGCGGTGGCGTCCGCGCCGTCGCGGTCGGCCTTGTTGACCACGTACACGTCGCCGATCTCCAGGATCCCGGCCTTGGCCGCCTGGATGCCGTCGCCCATGCCGGGTGCCAGCAGGACCATGCAGGTGTCGGCCTGCCCCGCGATGTCCACCTCCGACTGCCCGACGCCGACGGTCTCCACCAGCACCACGTCGCAGCCGGCGGCGTCGAGCACGCGGATCGCCTGCGGCGCGGACCAGGCCAGCCCGCCGAGGTGGCCGCGGGTGGCCATGGAGCGGATGTAGACGCCGGGGTCGGAGGCGTGCTCGCCCATCCGTACCCGGTCGCCGAGCAGCGCGCCGCCGGAGAACGGCGAGGAGGGGTCGACGGCCAGCACGCCGACCCGCTTGCCGCGCTTGCGGTACGCGCTGACCAGGGCGGAGGTGGCCGTGGACTTGCCGACGCCGGGCGAGCCGGTCAGCCCGACGACGTAGGCCCCGCCGGCGAGCGGGGCGAGGGCCGCCATCACCTCGCGCAGGTGCGGCGACGCGCCCTCGACGAGGGTGATGAGCCGGGCCACGGCGCGCGGGCTGCCCTCGCGGGCGGCCGCCACGAGCGCGGCTACGTCTGGGGCTGGCATCTGTGTGATCGCTCCTTGCGTCCGTGCGGGGCTGTCTCCCCAGCCCCGCCCCCTGCCCTGACCGGGGCACCGCCCCGGCCCTCGTGCACCCCCGCCGGAGCCCCCGGCGCGGCGGCGGACGACCCGTCCGGCGCGTACCGGAGCCGGCCGGCACCCGCACCGGCCCGGCACCGGCACCGGCAGCCGCCCCGTACGGCCTCAGTCCCGGGGCACGCGCAGCACGAGCGCGTCGCCCTGGCCGCCGCCCCCGCACAGGCCCGCCGCGCCGACGCCGCCGCCGCGGCGTTTCAGTTCGAGGGCGAGGTGCAGGACGAGCCGGGCGCCCGACATCCCGATCGGGTGACCCAGCGCGATGGCGCCGCCGTTGACGTTCACCTTTTCGGGGGTGAGGCCGAGGTCCTTCATGGACTGCACGGCGACCGCCGCGAAGGCCTCGTTGATCTCGACGAGGTCGAGGTCGCCGATGTCCAGGCCCTCCTTCTTCAGCGCGTGCAGGATGGCGTTCGAGGGCTGCGACTGCAGGGAGTTGTCCGGGCCCGCCACGTTCCCGTGGGCGCCGATCTCGGCCAGCCAGGTCAGCCCCAGCGCCTCGGCCTTGGCCCGGCTCATGACGACCACGGCGGCGGCCCCGTCGGAGATCTGCGAGGAGGTGCCGGCGGTGATCGTGCCGTCGGGCGCGAACGCGGGGCGCAGCCTGGCCAGCCCTTCGACGGTGGTGCCCGGCCGGATGCCCTCGTCGGTGTCGACGACCATTCCCACGCCCGTGCCCCGGGGGACCTCGACCGGGGTGATCTCCTCGGCGAAGACGCCGCGGGCCTGCGCGGCGGCGGCCCGCTGGTGGGAGGCGGCGGCGAAGGCGTCCTGCGGCTCGCGGGCGATGCCGAGGCGGGTGTTGTGCTTCTCGGTGGACTCGCCCATGGCGATGCCCTCGAAGGAGTCGGTGAGCCCGTCGTGGGCCATGGAGTCGAGCATCTCCAGCGCGCCGTACTTCACGCCCTCGCGGGACTTCGGGAGCACGTGCGGGGCGTTGGTCATGGACTCCTGGCCGCCGGCGACGACGACGTCGAACTCGCCGGCGCGGATGAGCTGGTCCGCCAGCGCGATGGCGTCGAGTCCGGACAGGCACACCTTGTTCACGGTGAGCGCGGGCACGCTCATCGGGATGCCCGCCCTGACCGCGGCCTGCCGCGCCGGGATCTGCCCCGCCCCGGCCTGGAGCACCTGCCCCATGATCACGTACTCCACCTGGTCGGCCGCGACGCCCGCACGCGTCAGTGCCGCCTCGATGGCGAAGCCCCCGAGATCCGCGCCGGAGAACGGCCGGAGAGAGCCGAGGAGGCGCCCCATGGGGGTACGGGCGCCCGCGACGATCACAGATGTGGTGCCTGAAGTGCCACTACCAGTCATGCGCATCCCCTTCGGGGAGAAGTGAATGAGGGTTAACTTCAGCGTACTGAGCGGTCCGCGCCCGGGTCACGGATCGTTCGGTGTGACCGTGCGCACGTTGCGTAACCTCCCGGGCGGCGGTGGACTGTGCGCATGCTGACGCGCATCGACCACATCGGAATCGCCTGTCATGACCTCGACGCAACGGTCGAGTTCTACCGCGCCACCTACGGCTTCGAGGTGTTCCACACCGAGGTCAACGAGGAGCAGGGTGTCCGCGAGGCCATGCTGAAGATCAACGAGACGTCCGACGGCGGCGCCTCGTATCTGCAGTTGCTCGAACCCGTCCGCGAGGACTCCCCCGTCGGCAAGTGGCTGGCGAAGAACGGCGAGGGCGTCCACCACATCGCCTTCGGCACCCCGGACGTCGACGGCGACGCCGCCGCCGTCCGTGACAAGGGCGTACGCGTCCTCTACGACGAGCCGCGGCGCGGTTCGATGGGCTCGCGGATCACCTTCCTGCACCCCAAGGACTGCCACGGCGTGCTGACGGAATTGGTCACTTCCGCATCCGCCGCGGGCGCACACTGACCTTTGGTTCCCATTGGCCGGTAGAGTGCAGGGGGCCGCCCGCGTCCTGGGCGGCCCGATCATCTGACACCATCGATACCAGCAGACGAACCCAGCAGACGAACGCAGCACACGTCATCGCCATTGCCAGTACGCAGAAACGACCCGGGGACGGATGGGACCGCGCAGTGCGGGGCTACGACCGCTACGAGCCTGACGCCGTCATGGACGGGCTCTCGCAGTTCGAGGCCGAGATCGAGCGGCTGAAGAAGGAGCGGGAGAAGGCCGTCCAGCACGCCGAGGACCTCGGCTACCAGGTCGAGGTGCTGCGCGCCAAGCTGCACGAGGCGCGCCGCGGACTCGGTGTCCGCAACTCCTTCGACAGCGCCTCGCACCAGGCCGAGCAGTTGCTGCGCAACGCCCAGGCCCAGGCCGACCAGTTGCGCGCCGACGTCGAGCGGGAGCTGCGGGAGGCCCGTGCCCAGGCGCAGCGGCTGCTGCAGGAGCACGCCGAGCGCCAGGCCCGGATGGAGGCCGACCTGCACGCCGAGGCGATCGCCCGGCGGCAGCGGCTGGACGAGGAGCTGGCGGAGCGCCGCACCACCGTCGAGACCCACGTCAACGAGAACGTCTCCTGGGCCGAGCAGTTGCGCTCCCGGACCGAGGCGCAGGCCCGCCGGCTCATGGACGAGACCAGGACCGAGGCGGACCGGCTCGTCGCCGCCGCCCGGGCCGAGGCGCAGCGCCAGGCGGAGCAGACCCGCCAGCGGGTGGGCAGCGAGGCGGAGGCCGCCCGGGCCGAGGCCGACGACCTGCTGCGGCGGGCCCGCGCGGACGCCGAGCGGCTGCTGAACGCCGCGTCCAGCCAGGCGCAGGAGGCCACCTCCCACGCCGAGCAGTTGCGCAGCTCCACGGCCGGGGAGGCGGAGGAGGCCCGCCGGGAGGCGACCGACGCGCAGCGCCGGGCCGAGGAGAAGCTGGCGGAGGCCGAGGCCGCGCTGCGCTCCGCGCGCACCGAGGCGGACCGGCTGGTGGCGCAGGCCGAGGAGGCGGCGACCAAGAAGATCGCCGAGACCGAGGCGGGCGCCGACCAGCGGATGCGCACCACGCGCAACGAGATCGCGCGGCTGGTCGGCGAGGCCACCAAGGAGGCCGAGACGATCAAGGCGGAGGCCGAGCAGGTGCGGGCCGACGCCCGTACGCAGGCCGAGGCCCTGATCGCGGAGGCCGAGGAGACGGCCCGTACGCGCTCCGCCGAGGACAGCGCGAACGCCATCGCCAAGGCCGCCAAGACCGCGGAGGACGTGCTCAACAAGGCGTCCAGGCAGGCCGAGGACACCACCAGGACCGCCGGCGAGGAGGCCGACCGGATCCGGCGGGAGGCCGAGGCGGAGGCCGCGCGGCTGCGGGACGAGGCCGCGGCGGCGGCCGAGCAGCTCAAGGGCGCGGCCAAGGACGACACCGAGGAGTTCCGGGCCAAGACGGTCGAGCTGCAGGGCGAGGCCCGGCGGCTGCGGGACGAGGCCGAGCAGTTGCGGGCGGAAGCCACCGCCGAGGGCGAGCGGATCCGCGGCGAGGCCCGCAGAGACGCGGTCGCGCAGATCGAGGAGGCGGCGAAGTCCGCCGAGGAGCTGCTCGCGAAGGCCGGCAAGGACGCGGAGGAGCTGCGCGAGACCGCCACGGCCGAGGGCGAGCGGGTGCGCGGCGAGGCCGCCGAGCGGGCCGCGACGCTGCGCGAGCGGGCCGAGGAGGCGCTCGCCAAGGCCCGCACCGAGGCCGACGAGCTGCGCGCCGAGGGCGAGGCGCAGGCGGCGAAGGTCACCGAGGCCGCCGCGGAGGCCGCGCGCAAGACGCGCACGGAGGCCGAGGAGGCCGCCGCCGCCCGCCGGGCCGAGGCGCAGACGGAGCTGGACCGGCTCCAGCAGGAGGCGACCAGCCGGGTCACCGCCGCCGACGAGGCGCTGGCCGACGCGCGCGGCGAGGCGGAGCGGATCCGCCGGGAGGCCGCCGAGGAGACCGAGCGGCAGCGCGCGGAGGCCGCGGAGCGGCTGCGTACGCTCCAGCAGCAGGCGCAGGCCGAGGCGACCCGGATGCGCGAGGAGGCCGCCGCGGAGACGGCCGCCGGCCGCGCCGAGGCAGAGGCCGCCGCCCAGCGGCTGCACGAGGACGCCACCGGCGAGTCCGAGCGGCTGCGCCGCGAGGCCCAGGAGGCGGCCGACCGGATCCGCTCCGAGGCGTCCGCCGCCGCCGAGCGGCTGGCGGCCGAGGCGCAGGAGGCGCTGGGCGCCGCGCAGGAGGAGGCCGCGCGCCGTCGCCGCGAGGCGGAGGAGATGCTGACGGCCGCCCGCGGCGAGGCGGAGCGCGAGCGCACGCAAGCCACCCGGCAGGCCGAGGAGCTGCTCGCCTCGGCGCGCAAGCGGGTCGAGGAGGCGCAGGCCGAGGCCGCCCGGGTCACCGAGGAGTCGGAGCGCCGGGCGCGCGAGCTGGTCGCCGCGGCCGAGCTGACCGCCCAGCAGGTACGGGACTCGGTCAGCGGCCTGCGGGCGGAGGCGGACGAGGAGATCGCGGGGCTGCGCTCGGCCGCGGAGCACGCCGCGGCCACGCTGCGCCGGGAGACCAAGGAAGAGACGGACGCCGCGAAGGAGTTGGCGGAGTCGGCCGTCAACGACGCGCTAGCAGAGGCGGAACGGCTGCGTACCGAGGCCGAGCGGGTCCGGGACGAGTCCAGGAGCGATGCCGCGAAGCGTCGCGCGGAGGCCGCGGAGCAGGCCGACAAGCTGGTCGAGAAGGCGCACGACGAGGCGACCCGGGCCACCGCGGCGGCCGAGGAGCAGGCCGACGTGATGGTCGCCGCCGCCCGCAAGGAATCCGATCGGCTGGTGCGCGGCGCCACGTCGGAGGCGAGCGGTCTGGTGGAGAAGGCCCGCGCGGACGCCGACCGCATGCTGGAGGAGGCCCGCCGGGACTCCGCCGCGATCCGCGAGCGGGCCGAGGAGTTGCGTACGCGCACCGAGGCCGAGACCGACGCGCTGCACGACCGCGCCAGGCGCGAGGCCGCCGAGGCCACCAAGGCCGCCGGCGAGCGCGTCGACAAGCTGGTCGCCGCGGCCCACGAGCAGCTCAACTCGGCCGAGACGCGCGCCGGGCAGATGCTCACCGACGCCAAGGGCGAGGCCAGCAAGGTCCGTATCGCCGCGGTGAAGAAGGCGGAGGGGCTGCTCAAGGAGGCCGAGCAGAAGCAGGCCGAGGCGTTCGACGCGGCCGAGCGGACGAAGGCGGAGGCGCGCGCCGAGGCCAAGCGGATGGTCGACGAGGGCCGCCGCGAGCTGGAGTTGATCACCCGCAGACGCGAGGACATCAACGCGGAGATCTCCCGCGTGCAGGACGTCCTCGAAGCCCTGGAGTCCTTCGAGAACCCCGGTACCCTTGCGGCGAACGGCAAGGACGCCAAGGATGGCAAGAACAGCCAGGTCAACAAGGGGAAGGACGGCGGCGGGAAGGCCCCCGCCGCCGCCGCGGCCCGGTCGGGGAGCAAGCAGTCCGGTGCCAGACCACTCGATTGAGCGGACATTCTCCAGATCAAACCTGGATTGACACTGTGACACGCCGTCAGCACCCCTAGGATTCCCCTTATCACCTCACCCGGTCTCTTTCGACAGGAACCCCATGAGCGACACTGCCAACCCCTTCGGTTTCGAGTTCGCAAGGCGCGGATACGACCGCGAGCAGGTGGACGAACGGATCACCAAGCTCGTAGCCGACCGCGACAGTGCCCTCTCGCGCATCACCTCCCTTGAGAAGCGGATCGAGGAGCTTCACCTCGAGACGCAGAACGCACAGGCGCAGATCGCCGACTCCGAGCCGTCGTACGCCGGCCTCGGTGCCCGGGTGGAGAAGATCCTGCGGCTCGCCGAGGAAGAGGCCAAGGACCTGCGCGAGGAGGCCCGCCGCGCCGCCGACCAGCACCGCGAGCTGGCCGAGTCGGCCGCGCAGCAGGTGCGCAACGACGCCGAGTCGTTCGCCGCCGAGCGCAAGGCCAAGGCCGAGGACGAGGGTGCCCGGATCGTCGAGAAGGCGAAGGGCGAGGCCAACAGTCTGCGCGCGGACGCAAAGAAGGACGCGCAGTCCAAGCGCGAGGAGGCCGACTCCCTCTTCGAGGAGACCCGCGCCAAGGCCGCCCAGGCCGCCGCGGACTTCGAGACCAACCTCGCCAAGCGCCGCGAGCAGTCCGAGCGCGACCTTGCCTCCCGCCAGGCCAAGGCCGAGAAGCGGCTCGCCGAGATCGAGCACCGCGCCGAGCAGCTTCGCCTGGAGGCCGAGAAGCTGCGTACCGACGCCGAGCGCCGCGCCCGGCAGACGGTCGAGACCGCGCAGCGCCAGTCCGAGGACATCGTGGCGGACGCGAACGCCAAGGCCGAGCGGATCCGCAGCGAGTCCGAGCGCGAGCTGGCGGCGCTCACCAACCGCCGCGACAGCATCAACGCCCAGCTCACCAACGTCCGCGAGATGCTGGCGACGCTGACCGGCGCGCAGGTCGCCGCCCAGGCGGGCGGGGCCGACGAGGTCGAGGACAAGCCGGGCGTGCCCGCCCAGCAGTCCCGCTGAGACCGGTGCGGCCGGGCGGATCACGCCGCCCGGCCGCACGGTACGTCTCCGGCGCCCTCCGCCCCACGCGGAGGGCGCCAATCCGGTTGTGTCGATTGCTCTCAGGAGATGCGTTCGATGACGTGCCCGCCTAGGGTTAGCCCATGATCGAACTGGAGGGGCTGACCAAGCGGTACGGCGACAAGCTCGCCGTGGACCATCTGACCTTCCAGGTCCGGCCCGGCATGATCACCGGATTCCTGGGGCCGAACGGCGCCGGCAAG
Proteins encoded:
- a CDS encoding kelch motif-containing protein; amino-acid sequence: MAYRPGKRLKKTVTGTGVVLLLAGLNAPAAIGFAEEQYHQYRISRPEYTAKYGSWQVQDTPDSYELNAIHATLLHTGKVLLIAGSGNEQEQFDAGTFRTVLWDPVENSYEEISTPADLFCAGHTQLADGRLLVAGGTARYELLDGDVERAGGRMLVKNENPDKPLRLKKGTGFIAPSGLVYRTTAAVTVPAAEKKTVKRGKRAKAVVTAAEANVFVEAEAEGDGYVQDRQAQYAVEGLTGEDADNVYGLAQKLTLDKQDFQGIKDTFEFDPVAERYVRVDAMDKARWYPTLVTLPDGKVLSVSGLDESGEILYGDNEIYDPRTRKWSTAPNRYFPTYPALFLTEGGKLFYSGANAGYGPADRGRKPGIWDLKDNSFTTVPGLTDPDQLETAASLLLPPAQDQKVMVLGGGGVGESPKATPRTSIIDLTQEEPAYEDGPSLPTGTRYLNSVIMPDDTVFTSGGSRDYRGRGDSDIHKAQFYDPRTNSFTRAADPEVGRNYHSEAVLLPDGRVAVFGSDPLFGDRANTRPGTFEKRIEIFTPPYLHKADDATRLEIGAGPKRPGRGQEATYEVAGAERVVKARLMRPGSVTHVTDVEQRSIQLDVERGDGKVTVTVPEDPNLVPPGWYMLFVADGKGVPSEAKWVHVP
- a CDS encoding cellulose synthase catalytic subunit; translated protein: MRPEGYDYEKFSRLAGPLTDPGPSRPYRVRYTRLLSREPHRVRAILLMALAPLLSCALLLYLVWPSHWTERTGAPPWLLTADAVMLISIGLIETFRLVNVFSIAHATMVARDPVPVTAEPGTRVAFLTTYVPGKEPIAMVRATLTGAVALRHDGPLDVWLLDEGDDPEARALCAELGVRHFSRKGVPQWNTEEGPHRARTKHGNYNAWLAAYGDRYDFFASVDTDHVPLPSYLERMLGYFRDPDVAFVVGPQVYGNYDTAVTKLAESQQYLFHALIQRAGNAYGSAMFVGTNNAVRIAALRQIGGLYDSITEDMATGFELHRTRNPATGRHWSSVYTPDVLAVGEGPTSWTDFFTQQMRWSRGTYETIIGQYGRGRGRFPLRRLLNYSLMLVYYPMTAVNWFLGSLSCILFLWLGSSGTEVPASVWLMLYSDAAALQVGLYLWNRRHNVSPHEPEGSGGLAGMLMSAMSAPIYFTSFKAAVMRRPCRFVVTPKGGDASPDRPATFRIHLFWAGVLGASFLASVVLGHTHVAMRTWTVLGVCLSLTPVVIWAGSAWRVRRVNRREDARRWSAPGAAPATAATATTATTTATTSGS
- a CDS encoding DUF3817 domain-containing protein, yielding MDIQTASALRRLRLISAPEAVSFLLLLLCSVLKRTTEFDAVPVMGMIHGLLFIGYVLFLADAWNRTRWPAKRAALYFVLAVLPGGGFVAERMLRREVEAGIMAARARREGVVGA
- a CDS encoding AIM24 family protein translates to MAQFRLQGSKVLAVDMAGDAVKAKNGSMVAYDGQMAFKKLTGGGEGIRGMVTRRLTGEQMELMEVKGQGTCYFADRASVINLVGLQADKLYVESSNLLATDGGLKTGTSFTGMRGASTGTGLFTTTVEGTGQVALMSDGPAVVLRVTPGTPLVVDPGAYVAHTGRVQQHFQSGATFRTLIGEGGGEGFQIRFEGDGVVYVQPSERNTVGGAV
- a CDS encoding AIM24 family protein, with the translated sequence MPFRMLNSKIAEAQVLPGQTMYSQRGAMLAYTGQVSFTPNIQGGQGGVTSMIGRRVANEATPLMTVEGSGTVMFGHGGHEVHVIEMAGDTLYVEADRLLAFDGSLQQGTMFMGSQGGVMGMVRGQVTGQGLFTTTLAGHGAAAVMAHGGVLELPITPQRPVHVDPQAYVAHRGQVQNKLSTALGWRDMVGRGSGEAFQLELSGNGTVYVQASEEKL
- a CDS encoding AIM24 family protein — encoded protein: MNTLPRNDNVHPYAFSVALNGQWFLQKGKMIAYYGQISFEGVGHGAFEGLVAGSFHSPLHAADWVVARGNGVMLLADRAFDVNSYDLDDGNLTIRSGNLLAFEPGLELKQSIVPGFLTLIGTGKFVAVSNGAVVFVEPPIRVDPQALVGWADCPSPCHHYDHGYMRGLLGGIRAMTGIGGASGEEHQFQFTGAGQVLLQSTETMLAGQATGAVPHQQGVPGGVGHGAAGGPAVFGR